In Camelina sativa cultivar DH55 chromosome 16, Cs, whole genome shotgun sequence, a single window of DNA contains:
- the LOC104752629 gene encoding F-box protein At2g27310-like produces MASVDESITTLHSDIIQTQILTRLDGPTLASTASTSSYLQTLCTEQKLWQELSTATWPSIKDPRVVQAISSFPSGYRSFFADSYPFTEHTCRSEKHDPPTAGLISAVDLYYRGDLIYSKVQEMETEKGKSGWFLTSPFRVDILDPKESVQTRIRYPGGDYDAWVKHMEESMRLSWIVIDPIKKRSANISSRKAVSARRNWLTGDLEIRFSTVVTAEAAAEVAAVVSCGSAEAWKEVDEEVGGEVHVRDVRLQVEDIEGKCMKGKDSLVILQGLLEGKRCCKDGEERRAKERYEGYVGTKRQWREKKECREKAQDTICMIFGFSLFVLLWSFILLR; encoded by the coding sequence atggcatccGTTGATGAATCAATCACAACTCTGCATTCGGACATCATTCAAACCCAAATCTTGACACGACTCGATGGTCCGACGCTAGCCTCAACCGCATCAACGTCCTCTTATCTCCAAACTCTATGCACGGAACAAAAGCTCTGGCAAGAACTCTCAACTGCTACGTGGCCTTCGATCAAAGATCCACGTGTTGTCCAAGCTATCTCCTCTTTCCCTTCTGGTTACCGATCTTTCTTTGCTGACTCGTACCCGTTCACTGAACACACGTGCCGGTCCGAAAAACACGATCCACCCACGGCGGGATTGATCTCAGCCGTTGATTTGTATTACAGAGGAGACCTTATTTACTCGAAGGTACAAGAGATGGAAACAGAGAAAGGTAAGTCAGGATGGTTCTTGACGTCACCGTTTCGGGTGGATATACTCGACCCGAAAGAGTCGGTACAAACCCGGATTCGATATCCGGGTGGGGACTACGATGCGTGGGTGAAACATATGGAGGAGAGCATGAGACTTAGTTGGATAGTGATCGATCCGATCAAGAAACGTTCGGCTAATATATCGAGCCGGAAGGCTGTGTCGGCGAGGCGTAACTGGCTAACGGGTGATTTAGAGATAAGGTTTTCGACGGTAGTGACGGCTGAAGCGGCGGCGGAAGTGGCGGCAGTTGTGTCATGCGGGTCAGCGGAAGCGTGGAAGGAGGTGGATGAGGAAGTGGGAGGAGAAGTGCACGTGAGGGACGTGAGGTTACAAGTAGAGGACATTGAAGGAAAATGTATGAAAGGGAAGGATAGTTTGGTAATTTTACAAGGGTTGTTAGAAGGGAAGAGATGTTGTAAAGATGGTGAAGAGAGAAGAGCTAAAGAAAGGTACGAAGGATACGTGGGCACGAAGAGACAatggagagagaagaaagagtgtAGGGAAAAAGCTCAAGACACGATCTGTATGATCTTTGGCTTCTCTTTGTTTGTGCTTTTGTggagttttattttgttaaggtaa